A genomic window from Pseudomonas argentinensis includes:
- a CDS encoding sigma-54-dependent transcriptional regulator, protein MRIHVTFIDRVGITQEVLALLGGRNLNLDAVEMVPPNVYIDAPTLSAGVLEELRDALFKVRGVQAVKVVDILPGQRRRLQLDALLAAMSDPVLAVDGGGRVLLANPALIALCGREPEGEALGELFADADLQQALLDQHFRLPLREVSLNGQALLLDAAPISETAEAGQLAGALLTLYEPSRIGARLAALHHDHAEGFDSLLGDSTPIRTLKARAQRVATLDAPLLIHGETGTGKELVARACHALSPRHAAPFLALNCAALPESLAESELFGYAPGAFTGAQRGGKPGLLELANHGTVFLDEIGEMSPYLQAKLLRFLSDGTFRRVGGDREERVNVRIISATHRDLERMVAEGEFREDLFYRLNVLNLQVPPLRERGQDIVLLARHFMQQACAQIQRTQCRLTTDTYPALLGNRWPGNVRQLQNVIFRAAAICESNLVQVGDLDIAGTAVAQQQAGGEVTSLEAAVSAFEKELLETYYARHPSTRQLAARLQTSHSAIATRLRKYGIKANR, encoded by the coding sequence ATGCGCATTCACGTCACCTTCATCGATCGCGTCGGCATTACCCAGGAAGTGCTTGCCCTACTGGGCGGCCGCAACCTGAACCTCGATGCCGTGGAAATGGTGCCGCCGAACGTCTATATCGACGCGCCCACCCTCAGCGCCGGGGTGCTCGAGGAGTTGCGCGATGCGCTGTTCAAGGTGCGTGGTGTGCAGGCGGTGAAGGTGGTCGATATCCTGCCCGGCCAACGTCGGCGCCTGCAGCTCGATGCGTTGCTGGCTGCCATGAGCGATCCGGTGCTGGCCGTCGATGGTGGCGGCCGGGTGCTGCTGGCCAACCCGGCGCTGATCGCCCTGTGTGGCCGTGAGCCGGAGGGCGAGGCGCTGGGCGAGTTGTTCGCCGATGCCGATTTGCAGCAGGCGCTGCTCGATCAGCACTTTCGCCTGCCGCTGCGCGAGGTGAGTCTCAATGGCCAGGCGCTGTTGCTCGACGCCGCGCCGATCAGCGAAACCGCCGAAGCCGGCCAACTGGCCGGCGCCCTGCTCACCCTCTACGAGCCCAGCCGCATCGGCGCGCGCCTGGCCGCGCTGCACCATGACCATGCTGAGGGCTTCGACTCTCTGCTGGGCGACTCGACGCCGATTCGCACGCTGAAAGCGCGGGCGCAGCGGGTGGCGACGCTCGATGCGCCGCTGCTGATCCATGGCGAAACCGGTACCGGCAAGGAGCTGGTGGCACGCGCCTGTCATGCCCTGAGCCCGCGCCATGCCGCGCCGTTCCTGGCGCTCAACTGCGCAGCCCTGCCGGAGAGCCTGGCCGAGAGCGAGCTGTTCGGTTATGCCCCCGGCGCCTTTACCGGCGCCCAGCGCGGTGGCAAGCCCGGGCTGCTGGAGTTGGCCAATCACGGCACGGTGTTTCTCGACGAGATCGGCGAGATGTCCCCCTACCTGCAGGCCAAGCTGCTGCGCTTTCTCAGTGACGGCACCTTTCGCCGGGTCGGTGGCGATCGCGAGGAGCGCGTCAACGTGCGCATCATCAGCGCTACCCACCGCGACCTCGAGCGCATGGTCGCCGAAGGTGAGTTTCGCGAGGATCTGTTCTACCGCCTCAACGTGCTGAATTTGCAGGTGCCGCCGTTGCGCGAACGCGGCCAGGATATCGTGCTGCTGGCTCGGCACTTCATGCAGCAGGCCTGCGCGCAGATCCAGCGTACCCAGTGTCGCCTCACGACTGACACCTACCCGGCCCTGCTCGGCAATCGCTGGCCGGGCAACGTGCGCCAGTTGCAGAACGTGATTTTCCGGGCCGCCGCCATCTGCGAGAGCAATCTGGTGCAGGTCGGTGATCTGGACATCGCCGGAACGGCAGTGGCCCAGCAGCAGGCAGGGGGCGAAGTGACCAGCCTGGAAGCGGCCGTGTCGGCCTTCGAAAAGGAATTGTTGGAAACCTACTACGCGCGCCATCCTTCGACGAGGCAGTTGGCAGCGCGTCTGCAGACGTCCCATAGCGCCATCGCCACGCGGCTGCGCAAATACGGGATCAAGGCCAATCGCTAG
- a CDS encoding flavodoxin — MKVAILSGSVYGTAEEVARHAESLLEQAGIDAWHNPRATLDEVKAFAPEAFLVVTSTTGMGELPDNLQPLYQHIRDQLPAWSGRPGGVIALGDSSYGDTYCAGGEQARELYGELGIREVLPMLRIDASESVTPEQDAEAWIGEFIGMLQKSDRLS; from the coding sequence ATGAAAGTCGCGATTCTCTCCGGTTCGGTCTACGGCACCGCTGAAGAAGTGGCCCGCCATGCCGAGTCGCTGCTCGAACAGGCTGGTATCGACGCCTGGCACAACCCCCGCGCCACCCTCGACGAGGTCAAGGCATTCGCGCCCGAAGCGTTCCTCGTGGTGACCTCGACCACCGGCATGGGCGAGCTGCCGGATAATCTGCAGCCGCTGTATCAGCATATCCGCGACCAGTTGCCGGCCTGGAGTGGCCGACCCGGTGGGGTGATCGCCCTGGGTGATTCCAGCTACGGCGATACCTACTGCGCGGGCGGTGAACAGGCGCGTGAGTTGTACGGCGAACTGGGCATTCGCGAAGTGCTGCCGATGCTGCGGATCGACGCCAGCGAAAGTGTCACGCCCGAGCAGGATGCGGAGGCCTGGATCGGCGAATTTATCGGGATGTTGCAGAAAAGCGACCGTTTATCCTGA
- a CDS encoding PAS domain-containing protein, with the protein MINANLLQRVVEASNDGIVVAEQEGEDHILIYANPAFETLTGYSSEEILYQDCRFLQGDDRDQPAAALIRKAIHSRQPCREVIRNYRKDGSTFWNELSITPLFNEADQLTYFIGVQKNVSEHVEAQQRIQALEAELTALRAELAELKKSR; encoded by the coding sequence ATGATCAATGCCAATTTGCTGCAACGGGTGGTCGAGGCCTCGAACGACGGCATCGTCGTCGCGGAACAGGAGGGCGAGGACCATATCCTCATCTATGCCAACCCGGCGTTCGAAACCCTTACCGGTTACAGCAGCGAGGAAATTCTCTACCAGGACTGTCGATTCCTGCAGGGCGACGACCGAGATCAGCCCGCCGCCGCGCTGATTCGCAAGGCCATCCATAGCCGCCAGCCCTGTCGAGAAGTGATTCGCAACTACCGCAAGGACGGCAGCACCTTCTGGAACGAACTGTCGATCACCCCGCTCTTCAACGAAGCCGACCAGCTGACCTATTTCATCGGCGTCCAGAAGAACGTCAGCGAGCACGTCGAAGCCCAGCAGCGGATACAGGCCCTGGAAGCCGAGCTGACAGCCTTACGCGCCGAACTGGCCGAATTGAAAAAATCGCGGTAA
- a CDS encoding MerR family transcriptional regulator yields MSDLVGCAPFNVNAFKEEDLFPIREVARLTGVNPVTLRAWERRYGIIQPVRTDSGHRLYSPADVETVRSVLAWIERGVPVSKVGRILTRNETTQASVTPTYQSATSGEWAQWQTRLLAAVQAFDEAELDRVYGQVFSSYPLSVTFQDIIMPLWQRLLLRYGRPGYGSEWLFFDTYLRGRVLQRLHNLRDQPGQRLLLVALPGRCRELELLVTGLLLNPTDAAVHVLGIGQALEQLPQVCAKMQPLAVAVFSNQPPAADTQQSLERLSLSLACPVALVGEGADLLEESFRGSPIACLGSDGRLIRRRLRQFLAGRLDT; encoded by the coding sequence ATGTCCGATCTGGTTGGTTGCGCACCTTTCAACGTCAATGCTTTCAAGGAGGAGGACCTGTTCCCGATCCGCGAGGTGGCACGTTTGACAGGCGTGAACCCGGTGACGCTGCGCGCTTGGGAGCGGCGCTACGGCATCATCCAGCCGGTTCGTACCGACAGTGGCCATCGACTCTATTCGCCAGCGGACGTGGAAACGGTTCGCAGTGTGCTGGCGTGGATCGAGCGCGGCGTACCGGTCAGCAAGGTCGGCCGCATCCTGACGCGCAACGAAACCACCCAGGCCAGCGTCACGCCCACCTACCAATCGGCCACTTCGGGCGAGTGGGCGCAATGGCAGACCCGGCTGCTCGCGGCGGTGCAGGCGTTCGATGAGGCGGAGCTGGATCGCGTCTACGGCCAGGTATTCTCCAGTTATCCGCTGTCGGTGACCTTCCAGGACATCATCATGCCGCTCTGGCAGCGTTTGCTGCTGCGTTATGGGCGCCCAGGCTATGGCAGTGAGTGGCTGTTCTTCGACACCTATCTGCGTGGCCGGGTGTTGCAGCGGTTGCACAATCTGCGTGACCAGCCGGGGCAGCGCCTGCTGCTGGTCGCATTGCCGGGTCGCTGCCGTGAACTGGAGCTGTTGGTGACCGGACTGCTGCTCAACCCCACCGATGCCGCCGTGCACGTCCTTGGCATCGGTCAGGCGCTGGAACAATTGCCCCAGGTGTGCGCCAAGATGCAGCCGCTGGCAGTGGCGGTGTTTTCCAATCAGCCTCCGGCAGCCGATACCCAGCAGTCGCTGGAGCGCCTGTCGCTGAGCCTGGCGTGTCCGGTCGCGCTGGTAGGCGAGGGGGCGGATCTGCTGGAAGAGAGTTTTCGAGGTTCGCCGATCGCCTGTCTCGGCAGCGATGGCCGCCTGATACGCCGTCGCTTGCGGCAGTTCCTGGCCGGGCGCCTGGATACCTGA
- a CDS encoding antibiotic biosynthesis monooxygenase: MSTEPVTLMVARRVASERYHDFIAWLREGEQLAADFPGYLGSGVLAPPPGDDEFQMIFRFTDEHTMATWEHSASRRAWLERGKGLFAQPHEHRALGLDAWFGTGLRQPPRWKQTIAIWLAFFPVSLCFNLLFGNLLVDVSLITRVLLSTLALTPLMTYLFIPLVTRLLAPWLQGTRSAALPRRASPSTSS; the protein is encoded by the coding sequence ATGTCTACCGAACCGGTCACCCTGATGGTGGCGCGCCGCGTCGCCAGCGAGCGCTATCACGATTTCATCGCCTGGCTACGCGAAGGCGAACAGCTGGCCGCCGACTTTCCCGGCTATCTGGGCTCCGGCGTGCTCGCCCCACCGCCTGGCGACGACGAATTCCAGATGATCTTTCGCTTCACCGACGAGCACACCATGGCCACCTGGGAGCATTCCGCTTCGCGCCGTGCCTGGCTGGAACGTGGCAAGGGCTTGTTCGCCCAACCCCATGAACACCGCGCACTGGGCCTCGATGCCTGGTTCGGCACTGGCCTGCGGCAACCGCCGCGCTGGAAACAGACCATCGCCATCTGGCTGGCCTTCTTCCCGGTGTCGTTGTGTTTCAACCTGTTGTTCGGCAACCTGCTGGTGGATGTATCGCTGATCACCCGCGTGTTGCTCAGCACCCTGGCCCTGACGCCGCTGATGACCTATCTGTTCATTCCCCTGGTCACCCGCCTGCTTGCCCCCTGGCTGCAGGGAACCCGCAGCGCGGCGCTGCCGCGCCGAGCCAGCCCATCGACCAGTAGCTGA
- the folM gene encoding dihydromonapterin reductase — protein sequence MSVSNAPILITGASQRVGLHCAERLLDDGHPVILTFRREKPALQHLRERGALTLQADFRDEASILAFIEELKRHTDSLRAIVHNASAWFAEAPGEEAAAFAQLFTVHMLAPYLINLHCAELLQRSEQADIVHISDDVVRKGSGNRPAYCASKAGLDSLTLSFAARLAPAIKVNGIAPALLMFNEDDDAEYRAKALSKSALGFEPGPQVIYRSLRYLLDTPYITGTTLTVNGGRHLK from the coding sequence ATGAGCGTCAGCAATGCCCCGATCCTGATCACCGGCGCCAGCCAGCGAGTCGGCCTGCATTGCGCCGAGCGCCTGCTCGACGACGGCCATCCCGTGATCCTGACCTTTCGCCGCGAAAAGCCTGCCCTGCAGCACTTGCGCGAGCGCGGTGCGCTGACCCTGCAGGCCGACTTCCGCGACGAAGCCAGTATCCTCGCCTTTATCGAGGAGTTGAAACGCCATACCGACAGCCTGCGTGCGATCGTGCACAACGCCTCGGCCTGGTTCGCCGAAGCACCTGGCGAGGAAGCGGCCGCCTTTGCGCAACTGTTCACCGTGCACATGCTGGCGCCCTACCTGATCAACCTGCACTGCGCCGAACTGCTGCAGCGCAGTGAGCAGGCGGATATCGTCCATATCAGCGATGACGTGGTGCGCAAGGGCTCCGGCAACCGCCCGGCCTACTGCGCCAGCAAGGCGGGCCTGGACAGCCTGACCCTGTCGTTCGCCGCACGCTTGGCGCCAGCCATCAAGGTCAACGGCATCGCCCCGGCGCTGCTGATGTTCAACGAAGACGACGACGCCGAATACCGCGCCAAGGCCCTGAGCAAATCCGCCCTGGGCTTCGAACCCGGCCCCCAGGTGATCTACCGGAGCCTGCGCTACCTGCTGGACACCCCCTATATCACTGGCACCACCCTGACCGTGAACGGCGGCCGCCACCTCAAGTGA
- the folE gene encoding GTP cyclohydrolase I FolE yields the protein MNPLLPNHYREILLGLGEDPEREGLLDTPKRAAKAMQYLCNGYEKTLEEVVNGALFSSDSDEMVIVKDVELYSLCEHHLLPFIGKAHVAYIPTGKVLGLSKIARIVDMYARRLQIQENLTRQIASAIEEVTQAAGVAVVIEAQHMCMMMRGVEKQNSVMSTSVMLGAFRASYNTRHEFLQLIARSK from the coding sequence ATGAACCCATTACTGCCCAACCACTACCGTGAAATCCTCCTCGGCCTCGGTGAAGACCCCGAGCGCGAAGGCCTGCTCGACACTCCCAAGCGCGCTGCCAAGGCCATGCAGTACCTGTGCAACGGCTATGAGAAAACCCTCGAGGAGGTCGTCAACGGTGCGCTGTTCAGCTCCGACAGCGACGAAATGGTGATCGTCAAGGACGTCGAACTCTACTCGCTGTGCGAGCACCACCTGCTGCCCTTCATCGGTAAGGCGCACGTGGCCTACATCCCCACCGGCAAGGTGCTGGGCCTGTCGAAGATCGCGCGCATCGTCGACATGTACGCGCGCCGCCTGCAGATCCAGGAGAACCTCACCCGGCAGATCGCCAGTGCCATCGAGGAGGTCACCCAGGCCGCCGGCGTGGCCGTGGTCATCGAGGCCCAGCACATGTGCATGATGATGCGCGGGGTGGAAAAGCAGAATTCGGTGATGAGCACCTCGGTGATGCTCGGCGCCTTCCGCGCGTCCTACAATACCCGTCACGAATTCCTGCAACTGATCGCACGGAGCAAGTAA
- the folX gene encoding dihydroneopterin triphosphate 2'-epimerase: MPRLEPGMARIRVKDLRLRTFIGIKEEEINNKQDVLINLTILYPAVDAVRDNDIEHALNYRTITKAIIAHVEGNRFALLERLTQEILDLVMTHEAVRYAEVEVDKPHALRFAESVSITLAGHR, encoded by the coding sequence ATGCCCAGACTCGAACCCGGCATGGCGCGAATCCGCGTCAAGGACCTGCGCCTGCGCACCTTCATCGGCATCAAGGAAGAGGAGATCAACAACAAGCAGGATGTGTTGATCAACCTGACCATCCTCTACCCGGCCGTCGATGCGGTGCGTGACAACGACATCGAGCACGCCCTCAACTACCGCACCATCACCAAGGCCATCATCGCCCACGTGGAAGGCAATCGCTTCGCCCTGCTGGAGCGCCTGACCCAGGAGATTCTCGACCTGGTGATGACCCACGAGGCCGTGCGCTACGCCGAGGTGGAGGTCGACAAACCCCACGCCCTACGCTTCGCCGAGTCGGTATCGATCACCCTCGCCGGCCACCGTTGA
- a CDS encoding DUF1244 domain-containing protein, which translates to MNDQQRLELEAAAYRRLVQHLRERPDVQNIDLMNLAGFCRNCLSKWYKAAADDLDIAITPDQAREEVYGMPYAEWKARYQTEASAEQQAAFSAKNPKGSA; encoded by the coding sequence ATGAACGACCAACAACGCCTCGAACTGGAAGCTGCCGCCTATCGCCGCCTGGTGCAGCACCTGCGCGAACGCCCGGACGTGCAGAACATCGACCTGATGAACCTGGCCGGCTTCTGCCGCAACTGCCTGTCCAAGTGGTACAAGGCCGCAGCCGACGATCTGGACATCGCCATCACCCCGGATCAGGCCCGTGAAGAGGTCTACGGCATGCCCTACGCCGAGTGGAAAGCCAGGTACCAGACCGAAGCCAGCGCCGAGCAACAGGCCGCCTTCTCCGCCAAGAACCCGAAAGGATCCGCATGA
- a CDS encoding HopJ type III effector protein encodes MSHLNDFRARLGAEHFAFAETLAFIAEHYDYQPSAFRNGEVSNAAGQNEGSCKTLGLALLEGLSDQEALLCFGEHYRSVLATPEGSDHGNIRALIGNGLAGVEFDQQPLTRKA; translated from the coding sequence ATGAGCCATCTGAACGACTTCCGTGCCCGCCTGGGCGCCGAGCACTTTGCCTTCGCCGAAACCCTGGCCTTTATCGCCGAGCATTACGATTACCAGCCCAGCGCCTTTCGCAACGGCGAAGTGAGCAACGCCGCCGGCCAGAACGAAGGCTCGTGCAAGACCCTGGGCCTGGCCCTGCTCGAAGGCCTGAGTGACCAGGAAGCCCTGCTGTGCTTCGGCGAGCACTACCGCAGCGTGCTGGCCACCCCCGAAGGCAGTGACCACGGCAATATCCGCGCCCTGATCGGCAACGGCCTGGCCGGCGTCGAGTTCGACCAGCAACCGCTGACCCGCAAGGCCTGA
- a CDS encoding flagellar protein MotY produces the protein MRQPLFLIIGLIVSAGVSLPAAAISFQTRLEKVEWQVAGDKFECRLSQPITDFGAGEFVRRAGEQATFRLQARERWLGSGSATLLAAAAPWQPGRGDINLGAVSVGSGEVPFNSSQEQAGRLLTGLLEGRSPLVRHRTSLGSESLEVRLLPVRFRKAYDDYLNCTAKLLPVNFDQVRQSNIGFPGGGTELDAMAKARLEIILDFMKADPRVNRIELDGHSDNSGNRLTNRDLSRRRALAVMEYLKAQGVPEERIVMRFHGERYPLVPNNSVANRDKNRRVSVRLDKVPEAPVQPTEQATPAAPPVPATPAATS, from the coding sequence GTGCGTCAGCCTCTTTTCCTCATCATCGGCTTGATCGTCAGTGCTGGCGTGAGCCTGCCTGCCGCGGCGATCAGCTTCCAGACCCGCCTGGAAAAGGTCGAGTGGCAGGTGGCCGGTGACAAGTTCGAGTGCCGCCTGAGCCAGCCGATCACCGATTTCGGCGCTGGGGAATTCGTGCGTCGCGCCGGTGAACAGGCGACCTTCCGCCTGCAGGCGCGCGAGCGCTGGCTGGGCAGCGGCTCGGCCACCTTGCTGGCCGCCGCAGCGCCCTGGCAGCCGGGGCGTGGCGACATCAACCTCGGCGCCGTCAGTGTCGGCAGCGGCGAGGTGCCCTTCAACAGCAGCCAGGAGCAGGCCGGGCGCCTGCTCACCGGCCTGCTGGAAGGGCGTAGCCCATTGGTCCGCCACCGCACCTCGCTGGGCAGCGAAAGCCTGGAAGTGCGGCTGCTGCCGGTGCGTTTTCGCAAGGCCTACGATGACTACCTCAATTGCACCGCCAAGCTGCTACCGGTGAATTTCGACCAGGTGCGCCAGTCCAACATCGGCTTTCCCGGTGGTGGCACCGAGCTCGATGCCATGGCCAAGGCCAGGCTTGAGATCATCCTCGACTTCATGAAGGCCGACCCCAGGGTCAACCGCATCGAGCTCGACGGGCACTCCGACAACAGCGGCAATCGCCTGACCAACCGCGACCTGTCGCGCCGCCGTGCCCTGGCGGTGATGGAGTATCTCAAGGCCCAGGGCGTGCCCGAGGAGCGCATCGTCATGCGTTTCCACGGCGAGCGATATCCGTTGGTGCCCAACAACAGCGTGGCCAATCGTGACAAGAACCGTCGCGTGTCGGTGCGGCTCGACAAGGTGCCGGAAGCCCCCGTGCAACCGACCGAGCAGGCCACTCCGGCGGCGCCACCGGTGCCGGCCACGCCCGCTGCCACCTCCTGA